The Halorhodospira halophila SL1 genomic sequence ACCGAGTATGCGGAGTCCCGCGGCCTGATCATCGCCGACACCAAGCTGGAGTTCGGTGTCACGCCCGAGGGCGAGCCGGTGATCATCGATGAGCTGCTGACCCCGGACTCGTCCCGCTTCTGGCCGGCCGACGCCTGGCAGCCCGGTGCCACGCCGCCGGCGTTCGACAAGCAGTACATCCGCGACCACCTGGAGGCGCTGGGCTGGGACAAGCGCCCGCCGGCGCCCCACCTGACCGACGACGTGATCCGCCAGACCGCTGAGAAGTACCGCGAGGCCGAGCGGCTGCTGACGCGCTAGGCGCCCCCGCCGGCGCTCGCGCAGCACCCCCGGACCGCCCGCGGACCTGCAGCGATGGAACGACCCACGGGGCCGAATTGATTATGCACAATACAGACGTCGCGAATGTGGTAGAGTCCCCCCGTCAGGGCATCAACCCCGCGGAGTGGATTCCCATGGAACCAAGCGACTGCGAGAACTGCGCCATCCGCTCCGTCGCCCTGTTCGGCGAGATCGACCCACAGACGGTTGCGCAACTTCAGGATCAGGCGCGGGAGTTTCGCGAGCCGGCCGGTACAGTGCTCTACGAGGAGGGCAGCAACGCCGACTCGGCCTTCACCCTGCGCGAGGGCATCATCAAGCTGGTGCGCAACCAGCCCGGGGGGCGCGAGCAGATCGTCCGGCTGCTGGTCGGCGGCGATTTCTTCGGCGCCGAGGGGCTGTTCGGCGACGGCCATCACCACAGCGCCATCGCCCTCACCCCGGTCTTCCTCTGCCGGCTGCCGAACACCCTGATGGAGCAGCTGCGCACCGCCGACCCGACCTTCACCAACGCCCTGCTCAACCGCTGGCGGCGGGCCCTCAACGAGGTCGAGACCCTGGCCCTGGACCTGGGCGCACGCAAGGCCGAGGAGCGCGTGGCCTCCTTCCTGCTCCACTGGCAGACCAAGCACGGGCGCCAGGCCGAGTGGCTCCCGCTGCCGCTGTCCCGCAGCGAGCTCGGCGATCTGCTGGGCCTGCGCGTCGAGACGGTGAGCCGGGTGATGGCGCGCTGGAAGCGCGAACGGGTGTTCGAGGAGCGCAGTGGCCACGTGCGCCTGCTGGCCACGGACGAACTCCATCAACTGGTCGACAACGCCGGCACCTAGCCCCTTGGGCGGCAACCCTGCCGCCCTCGGCAAGCTTCCACGGACGCCATAACGAAAGCCGCCCCACCCGGTGACACCGGATGGGGCGGCCGTCACGCCGTGGGCGCGAACCGATGCGCGTCAGGCGCGCATCAGCGCCACGGTGGTGTCGAGCATGCGGTTGGAGAAGCCCCACTCGTTGTCGTACCAGGCGCAGGCCTTGATCAGGCGGCTGCCCATGGCGCGGGTGAGGGTGGCATCGAAGATGCTCGACGACGGGTTGTGGTTGAAGTCGATGGAGACCAGCGGGTCCTCGTTGTAGGCGAGCACACCGGCCAACTCACCCTGGGCCGCGGCCTTCACCACCTCATTGACCTCTTCGACGCTGGTGTCCCGGGACGCGGTGAAGGTGAGATCCACCAGCGAGACGTTGATCGTCGGCACGCGGATGGCGAAGCCGTCGAGCTTGCCGTTGAGCTCCGGCAGTACCAGGCCCACCGCGGCAGCGGCACCGGTCTTGGTCGGGATCTGGGAATGGGTGGCACTGCGAGCGCGGCGCAGGTCGCTATGATAGACGTCGGTCAGGACCTGGTCGTTGGTATAGGCGTGGACCGTGGTCATCAGTCCGCCCTCGAGCCCGATCTTGTCCTGGATGGCCTTGACCATGGGTGCCAGGCAGTTGGTGGTGCAGGAGGCGTTGGAGACCACCTCGAGCCCCGAGGTCATCTGCTGGTGGTTGACGCCGTAGACGAAGGTGCCGTCGACGTCCTTGCCGCCGGGGGCGGAGATCACGACCTTCTTGGCGCCGGCCTGGATGTGGGCGCTGGCCTTCTCCTTGGTGGTGAACAGCCCGGTGCACTCCATGACGACATCGACCCCGAGATCTTTCCACGGCAGATCGGCGGGGTTGCGCTCGGCGCAGACCTTGATGCGGTCACCGTTGACCACCAGGTCGCCGCCCTCCACCTGCACATCGCCGGGGAAGCGGCCGTGGGCCGTGTCGTAGCGGGTCAGATGGGCGTTGGTCTCGGCATCGCCGAGGTCGTTGATGGCGACGATGCGGATCTCGTCGGTGCGGCCACTCTCGTAGAGCGCGCGCAGGACATTGCGGCCGATACGCCCGTAACCGTTGATCGCTACGTTGATGGTCATGGATCCTCCTCCCTCATTACGCTTTCATCTTGAATCTGCTGCGGTACTCGACGGCGCCCCCGACGCCCTGCACCGCTTCCGTTGCGTCGAAACGGCGACCGCGGCAGTGTAACCGATCCGTCCGCGCTGCGGGGATACGGGCCATCAAGATTGAGGATGCCGGTAATTAGCTGGTGCGATAGCTGATTTGTCAGGGGCTTGCCATGGATGATCACTACCTTTTCACCTCGGAATCCGTCTCGGAGGCCCATCCCGACAAGATGGCCGACCGCATCTCCGACGCCGTGGTCGATGCCGCCCTCGCCGCCGACCGCCACGCCCGCGTGGCCTGCGAGACGGCCGTCAAGACCGGCATGGTGCTGCTCTTCGGCGAGCTGACCACCTCGGCGCACATCGACTTCGAGCGGGTGGTCCGCGACGCGGTGCGCGATCTGGGCTACAGCGGATCGCACCTGGGCTTCGATGCCGACACCTGCGCCGTACTCCAGGCCCTGGGGCAGCAGTCCCCGGACATCGCCCGGGGGGTCGACCAGGGCGATCCCGAGGCCCAGGGCGCCGGGGATCAGGGCCTGATGTTCGGCTATGCCTGCGACGACACCCCAGCGCTGATGCCGGCTCCGGTCCACTACGCCCACCGGCTGATGGAGCGCCACGCCCGGCTGCGCCGCGCCGGGAGCTTGCCGTGGCTGCGCCCGGATGCCAAGTGCCAGGTCACCTGTCGCTACGCCGACGGCGAGCCGGTGGCCATCGACGCGGTGGTGCTGTCCACGCAACACGGTGAGGCAGCCGACCTGGAGACGGTGCGCGAGGCGGTCATCGAGGAGATCCTGCGGCCCACCCTGCCGGCGGCCTGGCTGGACGACCAGACCCGCTTCTACATCAACCCCACCGGGCGCTTCGTCACCGGCGGGCCGCTAGGCGATGCCGGGCTGACCGGGCGCAAGGTGGTGGTCGACACCTACGGCGGCATCGCCCGGGTGGGCGGCGGCTGCTTCTCGGGCAAGGACCCTTCCAAGGTGGACCGCTCGGCGGCCTACGCCTGCCGCTACGTGGCCAAGAATCTGGTGGCGGCTGGCCTGGCACGCCGCTGCGAGGTTCAGGTGGCCTACGCCATCGGCGTCGCCGAGCCGGTCTCGATCTCGGTGGAGACTTTCGGCACCGGGACCCTGCCCCGGGAGCGGCTGACGGAGCTGGTCCGCCGCCACTTTGATCTGCGCCCCTACGCCATCATCCGCGATCTGAACCTGCTGCGGCCGATCTATCAGTCCACCGCCGCCCACGGGCACTTTGGCCGCGACGGGGAGACCTTCACCTGGGAGCGCACCGACCGCGCCGAGGCCCTGGCGGCGGACGCCGGGGGCTAGCGCACACGAACACCTCGAGCAGGAGGGCGAGCATGGCGTTGAACTGGATCCCGGCAGGGGGCGAGGTCCTGATCCAGGGGGCGAGCCGCGGCATCGGGCTGAACGGGGTCGAGCAGTGCCTGGCGCAGCCGCACATCGGCCGGGTCTGGGCGTCGTGTCGAAACCCCGACCAGGCGGAGGCGCTGCAGGCGCTGGCGGGCGCCCACCCGGACCGGCTGCGGCTGCTGACCCTGGACGTCACCGACGAGGCCACCGTGCGCGCTGCGGCGGCGGAGGTCCAGGCCGCCGAGGGGCGGCTGCACCTGGTGGTGAATGCTGCCGGGCTGTTGCACGACCGAGCGCGGCGGATCCGTCCGGAAAAGCGCCTGGAGGATGTCTCGCCGGAGGCCCTGGCGGCGCTGTTCCAGGTCAACGCCGCTGGCCCGCTGCTGGTGGCGCGCCACTTCCTGCCACGGCTCGAGCACGGCGATCCGGCGGTCTTCGCGGCGATCTCAGCACGGGTGGGGTCGATTGGCGACAATCGCAAGGGAGGGTGGTACGCCTACCGGGGGTCGAAGGCGGCGCTGAATCAGTTGATCCGCACCCTGGCCGTGGAGCTGCGCCGACGGGCGCCGGCGGTGACGTGCGTATCGCTGCACCCGGGGACCACGGATACGGACCTCTCGGCGCCGTTCCAGGCCTGGGTGCCGGCGGAGCAGTTGTTTGCGCCGGAGCGGACGGTGCGCCAGCTGCTGGCGGTGATCGACGACCTTGCCCCGGAGGACAGCGGGGGCTTCTTCGCCTGGGATGGGCAGCCGATCCCCTGGTGAGGGCGCGCGGTGCGGCTACCCTGCGGTTGGGAGGGGGCGGTCCCCGGGGGTCCGCTGTACGCGCCCCGCCTGACGGCGGGGTCCCCTGCGCGGCTCACCCCGGCGGGGCCGCTCGCTTAACTCGCGGCGCTGCGCGCCGCTCGGACAAAACCTCGCTGATCAGCGCGAACCGGCAAAGGTTCGCGCTGAACCCCCGCCGGGGCTGCGCTGCTCGGCGCGTCCAGAAGGGACCCCCGGGGACCGCCCCCTCCCAACCGCAGGGCAGTGGCACCGCGGCCGCCCACCGCGGGCTATCAACCGGCCCCCGTGACCGCCTGGGCCAGCCCGGCGAACCCCTCCTGCCCACACTTGGCCCCGGCCAGGCGATTGGCCCAGCGCAGCGCCGGCTCCGCCGCCTCACCGCGGCTGAGGGCGTCGATGACCCCGGCGTTGAAGCAATCGCCGGCGCCCACCGCGTCCACCACCCGCGCCGGCGGCCAGGCCGGCTGGTGGTGGAGGGTCCCGTCGGTGTGCCGCAGCCAACCGCCGTCCGCCCCCCAGGCGCAGAAGGTCAGACTGCTGCCGGGCGCCGCAGCCAGGAAGGCCCGAGGATCGGCCGCACCGGTGGCCAACGCAAAGGCACGGGCGTAGATCACCACATCGGCCACCTCGGCCAGGGTATGGATCTCCGCCCGCGGCTTCTCGATCTCCACCGAGATCGGTACTCCGGGGGCCCGGTGTCGGGCGTCGCGGATCATGGCCCGGGTATTCGACACGTTGCGCCCCTCGAAGTGGAGCCAGTCGACTCCCCCCAGCGGCACCGCAGCGAAATCCGCCGCAGTGAGTTCGGGCAGATCGCGGTGGTGGACGATGGTCCGCGAGCCGGTGGCGCGGCTGACCGTGATGTACGAGACCGGTGAGCGCCCTCCGGGGTGCACCGGTGCATGGCCGTGGTCGATACCCCGCTCGGCCAGCGCCGCAGCGATGCGCCCGGCGTCCGGGTCGTCGGCCAGCACCCCCAGCCAGCGACCGTGGTGACCGAGCTGCGCCAGCACATCCAGGGTGTTGGCGGCATTGCCGCCCCGGGCCACCCGCTGCGCGATGGCCCGCACCTCGTCGTCTTCAGCCGGGTACTGCTCGGTGGTGTTGATGATATCGAGGGTGGCCACCCCTACGGCCAGGATCGACGGCATGGTTCGGCTCCTTCCGCTGGCTGCTTTGGAGCAGGAGCAACTGCGGCGTCGCCGGGGTCAGTCGCTGCCCTGCTCCGGATCCCGCCCGAGCAGGTCGCCGAGCCCCGCGAAGGGCGAGTGCGTCGACTGGGGGGCGGCCCCGCGGCCCTTGCGGCGCGGCTGCTCGGGACCGGTGGCCGGGCCGATCTCGCGCTGGTGCTCGTGATCGTGGCAGTAGAGGCAGAGCAGCTCCCAGTTGCTGCCGTCCTCGGGGTTGTGGTCGTGGTTGTGGTCGATGTGGTGGACCGTGAGTTCGCGGACGTTGCGCCGATCGAATTCGCGCCCACACCGCCCGCACACCCAGGGGAAGCGCTTCAGTGCCTTCTCCCGGTAGCCGTGTTCGCGCTGCGCGCGCTCCTGCTGGGCGCGGGCGACAATGGCGTCCAGGCGTTTCCCGTCGGGCTGCCCCATGGCTGACCTCCCTGATCCGGCTCGATGGACCTCATACACCGCCCATAGTAGCCAGCCGCCGCCGGCGTGACCACGGCGCCACAGCACCACCGGTCGACCCAGGCGCTGGCACCGGTCCTCACCCGGTGATGTACGGCGCCTGACGCAGGTAACGGTCGTCGCCCAGCTGCTCGAGCAGGAACGTCGCCACATCGGCCCGGCTGACCGACCCGGCGCCGGTGTCGTGATCCGTGCCGGCGCGCCACTCGCCCCGCCCCGGTCGGTTGGTCAGCCGCCCGGGGCGCACCACCACCCAGTCGCGATCGCTGGCAGCCAGGACCTGCTCGAGGCGCTCCTTATCCGTCATCAGACCCTTCATCAGGGTGCGGATCAGCAGCCGGAAGACCACCGACACCTGGGCGTAGCTGTCCCCCACCCCCATGGCCGAGACCGCCACCACCCGCGGGACGCCCTGCTGCTGCATGGCCTCGACGATCACCCGGGTGCCCTCACTGCACAACCGCGGCGGGTTGCGACGGGTCTGCCCCAGGGCGATGACCGCGCCATCGCAGTCGTAGAGGGCCCGGCCCACGGCCTCGGGATCGAGCACGTCGCCGACCACCACCTCGACCCCGGGCAGCTCCGGCACCCGATCGGCGCTGCGCGCCAGCACCCGGCACCGCCATCCGCGCCCCAGGGCCTGGCGCACCACCTCGGCCCCGACGCCGCGGGTCCCACCAAACACCGCAATTTTCATAGATGATTTTCCTCCCCTTGGGAAGTTGAGTGTGCTACAGTCCACCCGTGTTTGCAGAGGCGCCCCCAAAATTTGGCGCCCCAGGTTACCGCCCGACGCTCCTGCGCGATCCCGGCTCGGTACCCTCGAACCGGTCGTGGATCGATCCGCCAAGGCCTTTCCTCGATGTTCCTCTCACTACCGGCGCTCGCGTCGGCGCCTTGGCGTGTCCTGATCCAGGAGTGTCTCTATGACCTTTGAGAATATCGGCCTTTCCCAAGAACTGCTCCGCGCCGTTGCCCAGCAGGGCTACGACCAACCCACCGCCATCCAGGCCCAGGCCATCCCGGCGGTTCTAGGCGGCGGCGACGTCATGGCCAGCGCCCAGACCGGCACCGGCAAGACCGCGGCATTCACCCTGCCGCTGCTCCAGCGCCTGAGCGACACCGCCCCGCAGCAGGGCCAGCGACGCATCCGCGCCCTGGTGCTGACCCCCACCCGCGAGCTGGCGGCCCAGGTCAGCGAGAGCGTGGCCACCTACGGGCGTCACCTGCCGCTGCGCTCTACGGAGATCTACGGCGGTGCCCCCATGGGCAAACAGACCGCCGCCCTGCGCCGCGGCGTCGACATTGTCGTAGCCACGCCGGGCCGGCTGATCGACCATCTGGACCGGGGCAACGTCGACCTCCGCCATGTGGACATGCTGATCCTCGATGAGGCCGACCGCATGCTCGACATGGGCTTCAAGCCGGCCATCGAGCGGATCCTCAAGTCGGTGCCGAACCAGCGGCAGACGCTGCTCTTCTCGGCCACCTTCTCCGGCGCTGTCGGCGGCCTGGCGCGCCGCTTCCTGAACGAGCCGACGGTCATCGAGGCCGGCACCGCCAATGCCGCTGCCGAGGCGGTGGAACAGGGGGCGTACTTCGTCGACGCCGGGCGCAAGCGCGAGCTGCTCACCCAACTGATCAACGACGGCGACTGGCGCCAGGTGCTGGTCTTCACCCGCACCAAGCGGGGCGCCGACCGCCTGGCCGAACAGCTCGAGCGCGAGGGCATCCGCTCGCAATCGATCCACGGCGACAAGAGCCAGGGCCAGCGCGGCCGGGCGCTGGCGGCGTTCAAGCGCAAGTCGGTCCGCGCCCTGGTGGCCACCGACGTGGCGGCCCGCGGCCTGGACATCGCCGGTCTGCCCCACGTGGTCAACTACGACCTGCCGAACAACCCCGAGGACTACATCCACCGCATCGGCCGCACCGGCCGCGGCGGGGACAGCGGCGAGGCGTGGTCGCTGGTCGGCGGTGAGGAGCGGGGCCAGTTCAAGGCCATCCAGCGGCTGGTCAAGCGGGAGATCCCGGCGCAGATCGCTCAGGGCTTCGAGCCGGTCCGGCGGGGGGGTAGCGCCCCCACGCGGCGCAATAACCCGCGCCGCGGTCAGGGCGGGCGGCCCGGTCGCGCGGCCTAAGGCCTGCAACACCAACGGCCCGGCCCAGCGCCGGGCCAGAAGAGGGGGGTGTCGCCGCGGCGGCACCCCCCTTTTTCTTGGCCCGGAGCCCGGTACGGGTATTACTTCGCCTCGCCGTTCTTGGCCTTCGGGCCCGGGTGGCTGAGCCCGGCCGCCTGATCCAGGCGTGGATGCCCCTGGCGGAAGGTCTCGCGCAGTCGGCCACTGCCGTCGTCCTGGGCATCGAGGGCCTGCAGGGTCCCGGTGACCAGGTGGATGGCCGCCAGGACGTCCCCGGTGTGGCCGCTCTCGGAGATGGTGTGCATGTTGCGCACCGGGATCCCCAGCGAGGCGGCGGTGCAATCCACGTTGCCGAGCACCCCGGCCATGCCGTCGGTGCCGGTGTCGCGGCCGCTGACGTCGCGCTGCACCGGGATGTCCTGCTCGGTCGCCACCCGCTGGATCACCGCGTTGAGCTGATCGCTGGCCACCGCGCCAACGGTGTAGGTGACGCCGGCACCCATGGTCAGGGGCTGGAAGCGCTTGTCCGAGACCCCCGGGGCGGCGACGTAGTCCTGGTCCACGTCCACGGCAATCAGCGCATCGGGGCGCAGCTCACTGGCCAGCACGCGACTGCCGAAGCGGCCGATCTCCTCGTAGCTGGCGATGGCGAAGAGCATGCGCACGTTGCGGGCGCCGCCGGCCTCGGCGATCTGGCGCGCCGCCTCGGCGGTGGTGAAGCACCCCAGGCCGTTGTCCAGATAGGCCCCGTAGAAGGTGTCCGGGCTGAAGCCCCGGCGGATGGGCCGGTTGAGGAGGATCGGGTCGCCGGGGCGGACGCCGAGGTCCTCGACCTGCTTCTTCTTGTTCTCGCCGTGGATGTGAAGCTCCAGGTAGAGCTGCTCCTTCCTGACCCCCTTACGCCCGGTGCGCGTCTCCTCGTCGGCGAAGTGGATGGCGCCCAGAGCCTCGACGGTGCCGCCCTCAATGCGCCGGTAGGCGCCGGGGTTCTCCGGGGCCTCGCTGAACAGGGTGACCTCGTGGCCGATCAGGGTGCCGGGCAGGAAGGAGTCGCTGTCGATCCAGACCTTGCCGTCGTCGCCGATGCTGCGCACCTGCATGCGGATCTTGTCGGCGTGGCCGACCACCATCACCTTGAATAGATCGTCCCGGCCCGGATGGGTGTCGAGGACGATGCCGGCGTGCCCCTGGAACTGGTGGACGCGCCACTCGGCGGGCGCGAAGGATTCGAAGTACGGCTTGAGCACCCCGTAGGTCATGGCCCCTTCGAGGCCGACCGGGCTGGGCGCGGCGAGGACCTCGCGCATGCGCTCGAACTGCTCCTCGGGCATGGACTGGGTCCACGGCTTGCTGGATTGGGTCATGGGCCTCCTCTCGCGTGTGGCTATCGGATTGCGGGATACTGGTCGCTACGCTCACACCATAGCGCAGCTCAAGCCGTGGCATCGAACCGCAGATACGCCAGCGCCGGACTCGACGTGGGCACCTCCGGGTGCAAGGCGGCCGTCGTTGACCCCCAGGGGGGCGTCCTCGCCCGCGCCCGGGTCGAGTGGCCGGAGGCGAGCATGCCCGCCGACCCGGAGACGTGGTGGGTGGTCGCCCGGTCCGCCCTGGCCCGCGCCGTCGCTGAGGCGCGGCGCCCGGTGGGCCGGGTGGCCGTGGATGGGACCTCGGGCACGGTGCTGTGGGCGGCCGCCGACGGCACCCCGCTCACCCGGGCCATGCGCTACGATGAGCCCGCCGCCGGCACCTGGGCGGCGGTCATCGCCGGCCAGGCCCCGGCTGAGAGCGGCGCCCACGGCAACAGCTCCGGCCTGGCGCGCGCCCTGCACCTGGCCGCCCTGTACGGGCTGCGCGGCCCCTGTCAGCTGCTCAGCCAGGCCGACTGGATCGCCGGACGGCTGTGCGGCCGATTCGACTGCACCGACGAGAACAACGCCCTGAAGCTGGGCTACGACCCGGTGGCGCGGCGCTGGCCGGACTGGCTGCAGGAGGTACCGCTACCGACGGAGTGCCTGCCCGCCGCCTTCGCCCCGGGGACCGAGATTGGCACGGTGCGCGCCGAGGTGGCCCGGGCCACCCACCTGCGCGACGACTGCCGGATGATCGCGGGCACCACCGACTCCATCGCCGGCTTCCTGGCCACCGGGGCCCGCAGCGAGGGGGACGCCGTCACCTCCCTAGGCACCACCCTCGCCCTGAAACAGGTCTGCCCGCAGGCGGTTTTTGCCCCGGGATACGGGGTTTACAGCCACCGCCTGGGCGAGCGCTTCCTGGCCGGCGGCGCCTCGAACTGCGGCGCCGGCATCCTGGCGCGCTACTTCACCGAGGTGGAGCTCGAGCGCCTGAGCGCCGCCCTTGACCCGGATCGCGACACCGGGCTCGACTACTACCCCCTACCCACCGCCGGGGAACGCTTCCCCTACGCCGACCCGCAGCTGCAGCCGCGACTGGAACCCCGCCCGGAGGATCCGGGCCGTTTCCTCCAGGGACTGATGGAGGGTGTCGCCGCCGTCGAGGCCGAGGGCTACCGCCGCCTGCAGGAGCTGGGCGCGCCCGCGCTGGAGCGCGTCCTCACGGTGGGCGGCGGCGCTGCCAACCCGGCCTGGACCCGCATCCGCAGCCGCTACCTGGGCGTCCCCGTGGTGCCGGCCGAGGAGTCGGAAGCCGCTGTGGGCACGGCACGGCTGGCCGGCGGACTGATGACCGCGTAGCCCTGGCACGCCCATTAGCGCCAAAAGGTCAGGCCGTTGAGGGTGCCGTCGGTTAGGGCGCTTGGGTAGCGGTGCAGCACCTCCGGGCCGTACTCGCGGGCACGGCGCTCATCGTCCCGCTGGCGGTAGGGGTCGAACACCCGCCCCGGCGGCAGCGGCTTGCGCGGATCCATGTACCAGCAGTAGAAATCCCACTCCTCCTGCATCCGCCCCAGGGGTACGCTGAGGTGGTTGTCCGGGCGAAGGGCGCTGATACCGCCGAAGTGTCCCCCGTAGGACCCTGGGCTGTACTCGGGGATCACCTCCAGCTCCCGCCAGGGCACCTCGATGTAGTCCCCTTCGCCCACCGGCGGGAGGGAGACGGTCTGCTTGCGACGGTCGAAGGTCACCGTGTGCGGTGGCCGCTTGCCGCGGCGCATGCGGATATAGCTGCGCAGCTGGCGCAGGGAGATCCATAAAGAAAAAGCCGTTAGCGCAGCCAGCCCTGCCGAGAACATGGCAGCGAAAACCATGACCGAGAAATACCAGGCTGGAAAATCCTCCACAGCGAACACTACTGCCATTACTCCGAAGACAATGGATCCCGCCAAGAAAGCCCCGCTAAAAAAGAGAGGAATTAATGCCTGCGCTAGCTCGTCGCATCTACAGGGACGCTGGATGTACTCATCATCAGCCAAGATCCCTAACTCCCTCTCCGTCCCGTCATCATCGAGCACCGGGAAAGGAGGGAGCCTTTCTGAATCCTTTACCAACCAACGCTTACCTGCGGAGCGACGGGCCACCCAGCGGCTGATGAACGGCGGGCGGTAGAATGTCCACGCCATCTCCGGACCTCCCTGTCACCCCTGCGACCGGCTCCCGGCCGCCTCTTCCCTGAGCACCTCGTCCACGGTCAGCGCACGGGGCGCCACCGCCGCCTTGGCCCGACCCTGCCAGGCGGGCACGGGCACCCGGGCCACCCAGTAGCGGGGCGTGCCGTCGGCCTCGGGCTCCGGCAGGGCGTCGTCACCGGCGCCGGCTACCGCCCGCTGCCGGATGAGGAAGCAGAGCTCGCCGCGCCACCCCGGGGCCGTCGGCAGGGCGTCCCAGGCGAGGGTTACCGTGAGGGCGTCGGAGCCCTCCCCCGGCGCCGCCTTGATGAACGCTGGAGGCAGCGGGGTCACCTCCTGGCAGGCACCGTCCTCCGGGCAGAGCAGCACCCGACACTCCAGGCGGTCCCGCCGCCACGCCACCCCCGCCAGGGTCAGGCGGACCTGGCGCAGGGCGCCCCGGCCGCCCAGCTGCTGGCTGTACTCGGCGGCCACCCGCAGCGGCGGGCGGTGCAGGACGCGCTGCCACCAGGCGGCCACCGCCGGCCAGTCGTCCCAGCTCCCGGTCTCGGCGGGCCGTTGCACCGGTGGCCCCACCTCCACCGCCCGGGCCACCCAGGCCCACCCCGAATCCCGGTCCGAGCCACCCAGCCGCTCCCGGGCTGTTGGGGTAAAGGGGCCATTGCGACAGAAATCGGCAAACGAAGTATCTGAAACATAGCCCGCTATAGCCGACGCACCGACGGCTACCAAGAGAAACGACAGACCAACACCTCCGCTACCCGCAAGCCAGAAGCCACCCGCACCCAGGTAAGCTAACCCCGCCACGAACCACGTCCGGCTGGCTACCTCATCACCACGTGAGGATCGACTGTAGCCGCGGCCCGCGGCATAGATCGCGCTTGCGAAAGCGGCTGCACCACCAAGCACTTGCGCCCGTAATCCCAACCGCTCGATACGCCCATACCTCGGATCCCCCACCGGAATCCGTGGCTTCAGATAGGCGAGCCGGGTCTGGGCGAGCAGCTCCGCCAGGGTCAGGGAGGAGGCGACGGCGCTGGCGATGTGGTACCAGGCCTCGGTACGGGTCTGGCGTACCGCCTGGTTGAGGTTGATGAGCTCCAAGGCGCCGAAGACGCTGCGCAGTGCGTGGCCGCCGGAGCTGGTGGAGAGGCGCTCGGCCAGGTCGGCCAGGCGACCCTCCGGCAGGCGGGTGGAACGCAGTTCGCGGACACGGATCTCGTCCTCGATGCGCAGCTCGGCGGTGAGGGGGCTGCCGAGGACCTGCACCGGGCCGCGGCCGGCATCGGCCACGGCGGCGTGGTAGTCGTCGCTGCCGGCGGCGAGGATGCGGAAGCGCCGCTCGTAGCCCTGGTGCTCGATCCGCAGGGTGCGCGCCTCGCCTCCCGTAGGCGCTCCGGCGCGGCGCTGGATTTCGGCCAGCGGGACGCCGTCGAAGTCCGGCGCCGGG encodes the following:
- a CDS encoding FGGY-family carbohydrate kinase, which gives rise to MASNRRYASAGLDVGTSGCKAAVVDPQGGVLARARVEWPEASMPADPETWWVVARSALARAVAEARRPVGRVAVDGTSGTVLWAAADGTPLTRAMRYDEPAAGTWAAVIAGQAPAESGAHGNSSGLARALHLAALYGLRGPCQLLSQADWIAGRLCGRFDCTDENNALKLGYDPVARRWPDWLQEVPLPTECLPAAFAPGTEIGTVRAEVARATHLRDDCRMIAGTTDSIAGFLATGARSEGDAVTSLGTTLALKQVCPQAVFAPGYGVYSHRLGERFLAGGASNCGAGILARYFTEVELERLSAALDPDRDTGLDYYPLPTAGERFPYADPQLQPRLEPRPEDPGRFLQGLMEGVAAVEAEGYRRLQELGAPALERVLTVGGGAANPAWTRIRSRYLGVPVVPAEESEAAVGTARLAGGLMTA
- a CDS encoding M20/M25/M40 family metallo-hydrolase; its protein translation is MTQSSKPWTQSMPEEQFERMREVLAAPSPVGLEGAMTYGVLKPYFESFAPAEWRVHQFQGHAGIVLDTHPGRDDLFKVMVVGHADKIRMQVRSIGDDGKVWIDSDSFLPGTLIGHEVTLFSEAPENPGAYRRIEGGTVEALGAIHFADEETRTGRKGVRKEQLYLELHIHGENKKKQVEDLGVRPGDPILLNRPIRRGFSPDTFYGAYLDNGLGCFTTAEAARQIAEAGGARNVRMLFAIASYEEIGRFGSRVLASELRPDALIAVDVDQDYVAAPGVSDKRFQPLTMGAGVTYTVGAVASDQLNAVIQRVATEQDIPVQRDVSGRDTGTDGMAGVLGNVDCTAASLGIPVRNMHTISESGHTGDVLAAIHLVTGTLQALDAQDDGSGRLRETFRQGHPRLDQAAGLSHPGPKAKNGEAK